One Streptomyces sp. R28 DNA window includes the following coding sequences:
- a CDS encoding DedA family protein produces the protein MIAVNPMDSASVLATFGALGVLVVIFAESGLLVFGFFLPGDTLLFPAGVLCAGTAEQAPRLVLWQVLLGAAVGAVVGAQVGFLLGRHGGRALLARTSKRRVRETAAQAERLLARYGYGKALVIGRFIPMVRTVLHPAAGALGVPTRTFTVWQIVGGLLWSQSLVLAGYALGASVPDVDDFLLPLVALVVVISLLPLLPMLAEARRARRDR, from the coding sequence GTGATCGCCGTCAACCCGATGGACAGTGCCTCGGTGCTGGCGACCTTCGGTGCGCTCGGTGTCCTCGTGGTGATCTTCGCGGAGTCGGGCCTGCTGGTCTTCGGCTTCTTCCTGCCCGGTGACACGCTGCTGTTCCCGGCGGGTGTGCTGTGCGCGGGAACCGCCGAGCAGGCACCTCGGCTGGTGCTGTGGCAGGTGCTGCTGGGTGCGGCCGTCGGCGCCGTCGTGGGGGCCCAGGTCGGGTTCCTGCTCGGGCGGCACGGCGGGCGTGCCCTGCTGGCCCGCACCTCGAAACGGCGTGTGCGGGAGACGGCGGCGCAGGCGGAGCGGCTCCTGGCCCGCTATGGCTACGGCAAGGCCCTGGTGATCGGTCGTTTCATCCCGATGGTGCGCACCGTCCTGCACCCCGCGGCGGGCGCGCTCGGCGTGCCCACCCGCACCTTCACCGTCTGGCAGATCGTCGGCGGGCTGCTCTGGTCGCAGAGTCTCGTCCTGGCCGGATACGCGCTGGGGGCCTCCGTCCCCGACGTCGACGACTTCCTGCTGCCGCTGGTCGCCCTCGTCGTCGTGATCTCCCTGCTGCCCCTCCTCCCCATGCTGGCCGAGGCCCGCCGCGCGAGGCGGGATCGCTGA
- a CDS encoding amidohydrolase, with translation MTSSPAPVLIDAHHHLWDLDRRPQPWLDDPALTSISRTFTPGDLRSTATHPIAGRHLHSTVAVQCMPDVPETEDLLALAEQEPLIEAVVGWADLTSPAIGEVLDQLLAGPGGAYLRSLRHLVQGETDPGWLQRRDVERGLAVARDRGLSYDVLVRSHQLDQAINLAERFPDLPQVLNHAGKPHIARRELADWRRQVQRLAAHKQVACKVSGLITEADHDSWTTADIRPVWDILLTAFGPDRLMFGSDWPVANLAGGWNRWAATVDELLTDCAENEIHALLAGTATAFYRLPACS, from the coding sequence GTGACCTCCTCCCCCGCCCCCGTCCTCATCGACGCCCACCACCACCTCTGGGACCTCGACCGACGTCCGCAGCCCTGGCTCGACGACCCCGCCCTGACATCGATCAGCCGCACCTTCACCCCCGGCGACCTGCGCTCCACCGCGACCCATCCCATCGCGGGCCGTCACCTGCACAGCACAGTGGCCGTGCAGTGCATGCCGGACGTTCCCGAGACCGAGGACCTGCTCGCCCTCGCGGAACAGGAGCCGCTGATCGAGGCGGTGGTCGGCTGGGCAGACCTGACGTCGCCGGCGATCGGTGAGGTGCTGGACCAACTGCTCGCCGGACCGGGCGGCGCGTATCTGCGCTCCCTGCGCCATCTCGTCCAGGGCGAGACGGACCCGGGCTGGCTGCAACGCCGGGATGTCGAGCGCGGGTTGGCGGTGGCCAGGGACCGCGGGCTTTCCTACGACGTACTGGTCCGCAGCCATCAGCTCGACCAGGCGATCAACCTGGCCGAACGCTTCCCCGACCTGCCCCAGGTACTCAACCACGCGGGCAAGCCGCACATCGCCCGACGCGAACTGGCGGACTGGCGACGTCAGGTGCAACGGCTGGCCGCACACAAGCAGGTGGCCTGCAAGGTGTCGGGACTGATCACCGAGGCCGACCACGACAGCTGGACCACCGCCGACATCCGCCCGGTGTGGGACATCCTGCTCACCGCCTTCGGCCCCGACCGCCTGATGTTCGGCTCCGACTGGCCGGTCGCCAACCTCGCCGGCGGCTGGAACCGCTGGGCCGCCACCGTGGACGAACTGCTCACCGACTGTGCCGAGAACGAGATCCACGCGCTCCTCGCCGGCACCGCGACCGCCTTCTACCGCCTTCCCGCCTGCAGCTGA
- a CDS encoding RICIN domain-containing protein produces the protein MKPVTSTIGKLSAALAMALSAVLLTSLTTPTPASAATQATYYVAPDGNDANAGTITAPFKTLQHARDVVRTVNSNMTGDINVFLRGGNYPVSSTINFTSADSGTNGHHVVYAAYQDEKPVLNGGVQVTGWTQHSGNIWKAPLSRDNKLRALYVNGKRAQMASKTITSAGCYGTYTVTAGQAPWAWESGSQCDGAKYGLSDLPAVASNQDDVEIKSATTWTTAIVGVRQITTSSDGANRVALFQQPGAAIAQGPPNGNFNAGGGSHTFMNAYEFLDQPGEFSFNKTNHTLYYYKSGSEDMTSAQVFAPNNVSTLIKIAGTSRTDHARNITFSGLTVEHSDWNLVNVAGSVFRQGQQGNSGSTVYAKKNFHAYTYRNVDLPPGIIQIENADGIVLRRNTVQHTGADGINMVNDVTDSQLTGNVTNDIAGSAVTVGHPQHVYIGDYTSTNNEKYPVNVEGVCKNISITNNYLYDSAVLFQGSSPVSAYFVDSLSVQHNRIEKSPWAGITLGWGWWNFDGSANSIRPGVPTTTAKNNTISHNQLVDTMQVLGDSAPIYTLGSQPGTEISDNYIQGVPAGHKYGIHPDEGSAYINEHDNVLDIDPNVAYTINSGNWGRQHDLSITNTYGTINKILEKNVPNSTIEDVHAYADNVWPSQAYGIAVNSGPEDAYKDIVPRSNLGLQDYALPASTFTGKGVSSIPVRTLGDATRTLWLAPSGTTTFAVGPTMTKAAGTATTINVPPTAGDYRLYVVDAQGNASPASKSLVRQRWTYVDDKDSTLSYSSGWSSWNDAQDFKGSENFTSRAGDHVQYSFTGSGVRYLGMKQPNMGKVDVYLDGTLAQAGIDAYASTVTKQVVLFEKTDLAAGPHTIKVVCAGTKNSASSSTVCALDAFASLPFPAKNAFYKVINKNSGKAIDVSGGSTSAGANIIQWNDTGAQNQHWRWVAVGDGSYEIVNQNSGELLDVSNASTADGASIIQWPDNDGANQHWTLVADGNGHYKIKNVRSGKLLAVSGSSTTAGAQLVQTTDTNDESQLWQAVNVD, from the coding sequence ATGAAGCCCGTCACCTCCACCATCGGCAAGTTGTCAGCAGCGCTTGCGATGGCTCTCTCCGCGGTGCTGCTGACATCCCTCACGACGCCGACCCCAGCCTCGGCCGCGACCCAGGCGACCTACTACGTCGCCCCCGACGGCAACGACGCCAACGCCGGGACGATCACCGCGCCGTTCAAGACCCTGCAGCACGCACGGGACGTCGTGCGCACGGTCAACAGCAACATGACCGGCGACATCAACGTCTTTCTCCGCGGCGGCAACTACCCGGTGAGCAGCACCATCAACTTCACGTCGGCCGACTCCGGAACGAACGGCCACCATGTCGTGTATGCCGCCTACCAGGACGAGAAGCCGGTGCTGAACGGAGGCGTTCAGGTGACCGGCTGGACGCAGCACAGCGGGAACATCTGGAAGGCCCCGCTGAGCCGCGACAACAAGCTCCGCGCGCTCTACGTCAACGGCAAGCGCGCCCAGATGGCCTCGAAGACGATCACCTCGGCCGGATGCTACGGGACCTACACCGTCACGGCCGGTCAGGCTCCCTGGGCCTGGGAGTCGGGTTCGCAGTGCGACGGAGCCAAGTACGGCCTCTCCGATCTGCCCGCCGTCGCCTCCAACCAGGACGACGTCGAGATCAAGTCGGCGACGACCTGGACCACGGCCATCGTAGGAGTCCGCCAGATCACCACGAGCTCGGACGGCGCCAACCGCGTGGCCCTGTTCCAGCAGCCGGGCGCGGCCATCGCCCAGGGACCGCCGAACGGCAACTTCAACGCCGGCGGCGGCAGCCACACCTTCATGAACGCGTACGAATTCCTGGACCAGCCGGGCGAGTTCTCTTTCAACAAGACGAACCACACGCTGTACTACTACAAGTCCGGCTCCGAGGACATGACGTCGGCGCAGGTCTTCGCGCCGAACAACGTGTCCACCCTCATCAAGATCGCCGGCACGTCCAGGACCGATCACGCGCGGAACATCACGTTCTCGGGGCTCACGGTCGAGCATTCCGACTGGAACCTGGTCAATGTCGCGGGCTCCGTCTTCCGGCAGGGCCAGCAGGGCAACTCCGGTTCGACCGTGTACGCGAAGAAGAACTTCCACGCGTACACCTACCGCAACGTCGACCTGCCGCCGGGGATCATCCAGATCGAGAACGCCGACGGGATCGTCCTCCGGCGCAACACGGTGCAGCACACCGGCGCCGACGGAATCAACATGGTCAACGATGTGACGGACTCGCAGTTGACCGGCAACGTCACGAATGACATAGCCGGATCCGCTGTCACCGTGGGACACCCCCAGCACGTGTACATCGGGGACTACACCTCGACCAACAACGAGAAGTACCCGGTGAACGTCGAGGGTGTCTGCAAGAACATCTCGATCACGAACAACTACCTCTACGACAGCGCGGTGTTGTTCCAGGGGTCCAGCCCCGTTTCGGCGTACTTCGTCGATTCCCTGTCCGTGCAGCACAACCGGATCGAGAAGTCCCCATGGGCGGGCATCACCCTCGGCTGGGGATGGTGGAACTTCGACGGTTCGGCGAACTCGATCCGACCGGGTGTGCCGACCACCACGGCGAAGAACAACACCATCAGCCACAACCAGCTCGTCGACACGATGCAGGTGCTCGGTGACTCCGCTCCCATCTACACGCTGGGCAGCCAGCCGGGAACCGAGATCAGCGACAACTACATCCAGGGCGTTCCGGCCGGCCACAAATACGGAATCCACCCCGATGAAGGCTCCGCCTACATCAACGAGCACGACAACGTGCTCGACATCGACCCGAACGTGGCCTACACCATCAACTCCGGCAACTGGGGCCGGCAGCACGACCTGAGCATCACCAACACCTACGGCACCATCAACAAGATCCTCGAGAAGAACGTCCCGAACAGCACCATTGAGGACGTGCACGCGTACGCGGACAACGTGTGGCCGTCGCAGGCGTACGGCATCGCCGTGAACTCCGGCCCGGAGGACGCCTACAAGGACATCGTCCCCCGGAGCAACCTGGGTCTGCAGGACTACGCCCTGCCCGCGAGCACGTTCACCGGCAAGGGCGTGTCGTCCATCCCCGTCCGCACCCTCGGTGACGCGACCAGGACTCTCTGGCTGGCTCCCTCCGGTACGACGACGTTCGCCGTCGGCCCCACCATGACGAAGGCAGCCGGAACCGCGACGACGATCAATGTCCCGCCGACGGCCGGCGACTACCGCCTCTACGTCGTGGACGCCCAGGGGAACGCATCCCCCGCGTCGAAGTCGCTCGTTCGGCAGCGATGGACCTACGTCGACGACAAGGACTCCACTCTCAGCTATTCCTCCGGCTGGTCGAGCTGGAACGACGCGCAGGACTTCAAGGGGTCCGAGAACTTCACGAGCAGGGCGGGCGACCACGTCCAGTACTCGTTCACCGGCTCGGGCGTTCGGTACCTCGGCATGAAGCAGCCGAACATGGGGAAGGTCGACGTCTACCTCGACGGCACCCTCGCGCAGGCGGGCATCGACGCCTATGCCTCGACGGTGACGAAGCAGGTGGTGCTGTTCGAGAAGACGGATCTGGCCGCGGGCCCCCACACGATCAAGGTCGTGTGCGCCGGAACCAAGAACTCGGCCTCTTCCAGCACCGTCTGTGCGCTGGACGCGTTCGCCTCCCTCCCCTTCCCCGCCAAGAACGCGTTCTACAAGGTCATCAACAAGAACAGCGGCAAGGCGATCGACGTCTCCGGCGGATCGACCTCCGCCGGGGCGAACATCATCCAGTGGAACGACACCGGAGCGCAGAACCAGCACTGGCGGTGGGTCGCGGTGGGTGACGGCAGCTACGAGATCGTCAACCAGAACAGCGGTGAACTGCTGGACGTCAGCAACGCCTCCACCGCGGACGGCGCGTCCATCATCCAGTGGCCCGACAACGACGGTGCGAACCAGCACTGGACACTGGTCGCCGACGGAAACGGCCACTACAAGATCAAGAATGTGAGGAGCGGCAAGCTGCTCGCGGTGTCCGGCTCGTCGACGACAGCAGGCGCCCAGCTCGTGCAGACGACGGACACGAACGACGAAAGCCAGCTATGGCAGGCGGTGAACGTGGACTGA
- a CDS encoding SpoIIE family protein phosphatase has protein sequence MTKRLGADKGPGRQVAGTQQQAAGTHQHAALPQRPPRPQHPVEPPVSSDRADEAEDLPQSRTRAGSDDSDPAMLPAAARAPAGGPGDPRREGPDAIEPQTDRLRYLDAATRRIARGMKLDETLYELCRAAVPAFADTAFVHLYDPLPVGDEVTAAPGALRLHTTDRVAPQDPAAPTAAGFPDPPGPEPPAQAAEVVRPAADGQLAKLLEDGRPVLGSTAGVTSTAAELLGTTNAPQAMPPGQRLIIAPLHGRSHALGTVVLLRGPDRPDFTGDDLLVASQLATHTALGIDKAMLFAREASVADALQRTMLPPSLPEPPGVRLASRYLPSSRTAQVGGDWYDAIPLPGHRVALVIGDVMGHSMTSAAIMGQLRTTVQTLALLDLPPDEVLHHLDEQAGRLGTEHTATCLYAMYDPVLHRLLVSNAGHLPPVLLHPDGRGEILMVPPGAPIGVGMGGFESTELHAPAGATLLLYTDGLVESRDSDVLTGVDRLRARLHAAASGSAPPTLETLCDEALGTLGAGDRDDDIALLAARFEGILPETVAYWYLAPRPQTAGQARRLTRRTLHLWGLDSLVESTELLVSEVVANAVRFASRPITLRLLCTDVLRCEVGDDSPVVPRMRHARLSDEGGRGLFLVDQLALRWGATRVSTGKVVWFEQPLPGDQALG, from the coding sequence ATGACGAAGCGGCTCGGGGCCGACAAAGGCCCCGGCAGGCAGGTGGCCGGCACGCAGCAGCAGGCGGCCGGCACGCACCAGCACGCCGCTCTCCCGCAGCGGCCGCCCCGGCCCCAGCACCCCGTTGAGCCCCCCGTGTCCAGCGACCGTGCCGACGAGGCCGAGGACCTGCCGCAGTCGCGAACTCGTGCCGGCTCGGACGACAGTGATCCGGCGATGCTCCCGGCGGCCGCGCGAGCCCCTGCCGGTGGGCCGGGGGATCCACGGCGCGAGGGGCCGGACGCCATCGAGCCGCAGACCGACAGGCTCCGCTATCTCGACGCGGCGACCCGGCGGATCGCCCGCGGCATGAAACTCGACGAGACGTTGTACGAGCTGTGCCGGGCGGCCGTCCCGGCCTTCGCCGACACGGCGTTCGTCCATCTGTACGATCCACTGCCGGTCGGCGACGAGGTCACCGCCGCTCCCGGCGCCCTGCGGCTGCACACCACGGACCGCGTCGCCCCGCAGGACCCGGCCGCCCCGACCGCCGCCGGCTTCCCCGACCCCCCGGGCCCCGAGCCGCCCGCGCAGGCGGCGGAAGTCGTACGCCCGGCCGCCGACGGTCAGCTCGCCAAGCTGCTGGAGGACGGGCGGCCCGTGCTCGGGAGTACCGCGGGCGTCACCTCCACCGCGGCCGAACTGCTGGGCACCACGAACGCCCCACAGGCCATGCCGCCCGGGCAACGGCTGATCATCGCCCCGTTGCACGGCCGCAGCCATGCCCTGGGCACCGTCGTCCTCCTCCGCGGACCCGACCGGCCCGACTTCACCGGCGACGACCTTCTCGTGGCCTCCCAGCTCGCCACCCACACCGCTCTGGGAATCGACAAGGCGATGCTGTTCGCCCGCGAGGCATCCGTCGCGGACGCGCTGCAGCGCACGATGCTCCCGCCGTCGCTGCCCGAGCCTCCCGGAGTCCGGCTGGCCAGCCGGTACCTGCCGTCCTCGCGGACCGCGCAGGTCGGCGGCGACTGGTACGACGCGATCCCGCTGCCCGGCCACCGCGTCGCCCTCGTCATCGGCGACGTGATGGGCCACTCCATGACATCGGCCGCGATCATGGGCCAGCTGCGCACCACCGTGCAGACCCTGGCCCTGCTCGACCTGCCGCCCGACGAGGTCCTGCACCACCTCGACGAGCAGGCCGGGCGCCTGGGCACCGAGCACACGGCGACCTGCCTCTACGCCATGTATGACCCCGTCCTGCACCGACTGCTGGTCTCCAACGCCGGCCATCTGCCGCCCGTGCTCCTTCACCCCGACGGTCGCGGGGAGATTCTGATGGTCCCGCCCGGAGCGCCGATCGGTGTGGGCATGGGCGGATTCGAGTCCACCGAGCTGCACGCGCCGGCCGGAGCGACTCTGCTGCTGTACACCGACGGCCTGGTCGAGTCCCGTGACTCGGATGTGCTGACCGGGGTGGATCGGCTGCGGGCCCGGCTGCACGCGGCCGCATCGGGGTCCGCGCCCCCGACGCTGGAAACGCTGTGCGACGAGGCGCTCGGCACGCTGGGCGCGGGAGACCGCGACGACGACATCGCGCTGCTCGCCGCCCGGTTCGAGGGCATCCTGCCGGAGACCGTCGCGTACTGGTACCTGGCCCCTCGCCCGCAGACCGCGGGACAGGCCCGTCGGCTGACCCGCAGGACACTCCACCTGTGGGGGCTCGACTCCCTGGTGGAGTCCACCGAACTCCTGGTCAGCGAGGTGGTGGCGAACGCCGTGCGCTTCGCCTCCCGGCCGATCACGCTACGGCTGCTCTGCACGGACGTCCTGCGCTGCGAGGTCGGTGACGACTCGCCGGTGGTGCCGAGGATGCGGCACGCCCGGCTGAGCGACGAGGGCGGCCGAGGCCTCTTCCTGGTGGACCAACTGGCACTGCGCTGGGGAGCGACGAGGGTGAGCACGGGCAAGGTGGTCTGGTTCGAACAGCCGCTGCCCGGCGATCAGGCGCTCGGCTGA
- a CDS encoding thioesterase family protein, which produces MTPDSYYEPIDDHRYKPTLHAGGAWSADEQHFSPLGGLVAHAIDRHRAARPDDGLVLSRISYDILGRPALDECEIEVETIRPGRTIELLEAVVRIADRPVVRARAWFLSGHDTTAVAGGSDGRLTAPESLSSWPMSDVWPGGYIASLDVRPVAPPRPGRATVWVSTPLDLVAGVPVSPLAPFLALVDTANGIAVRQPPTAWIFPNVDLTVHLHRQPRGAWTGLDTTVTFGPSGQGLTSTVLHDVDGPVGHAQQILTVRPAPGA; this is translated from the coding sequence TTGACCCCGGACAGCTACTACGAACCCATCGACGACCACCGCTACAAGCCGACGCTCCACGCGGGCGGAGCCTGGAGCGCGGACGAGCAGCACTTCAGTCCGCTGGGCGGGCTCGTCGCGCATGCCATCGACCGTCACCGGGCCGCCCGGCCGGACGACGGCCTGGTCCTGTCCCGGATCAGCTACGACATCCTCGGCCGCCCGGCCCTCGACGAGTGCGAGATCGAGGTGGAGACCATCCGGCCCGGCCGGACCATCGAGCTCCTCGAAGCGGTCGTACGGATCGCCGATCGGCCGGTCGTCCGGGCCCGCGCCTGGTTCCTGTCCGGCCACGACACCACCGCGGTCGCGGGCGGCTCCGACGGCCGCCTCACCGCGCCGGAGTCACTGTCCTCGTGGCCGATGTCCGACGTGTGGCCCGGCGGTTACATAGCCTCCCTGGACGTCCGCCCCGTCGCACCGCCCCGGCCGGGCCGTGCGACCGTGTGGGTCTCCACGCCGCTGGATCTGGTCGCCGGCGTTCCGGTCAGCCCCCTCGCGCCGTTTCTCGCCCTGGTCGACACGGCCAACGGCATCGCCGTCCGGCAGCCGCCCACCGCGTGGATCTTCCCCAACGTCGACCTGACCGTCCATCTCCACCGCCAGCCACGAGGCGCCTGGACGGGACTGGACACCACCGTCACCTTCGGCCCTTCCGGACAGGGCCTCACCAGCACGGTCCTGCACGACGTCGACGGCCCGGTCGGCCACGCCCAGCAGATCCTCACGGTCCGGCCCGCGCCGGGGGCATGA
- a CDS encoding L-rhamnose mutarotase, with protein MKRIAQTIRLRPEHRAEYLELHSAVWPGVEAALHRSNIRNYSIFLHGDALFAYFEYHGDDFEADMAVLEADPETQEWWKLTDPCQEPWPDRGDSRQWTELPEIWHLDPPGEDTTV; from the coding sequence GTGAAGCGCATCGCCCAGACCATCAGGCTCCGCCCCGAGCACCGCGCGGAGTACCTCGAACTCCACTCGGCCGTCTGGCCCGGCGTCGAAGCCGCCCTGCACCGGTCGAACATCCGCAACTACAGCATCTTCCTCCACGGCGATGCGCTGTTCGCCTACTTCGAGTACCACGGCGACGACTTCGAGGCCGACATGGCCGTCCTCGAAGCCGACCCCGAGACCCAGGAGTGGTGGAAGCTCACCGACCCCTGCCAGGAGCCCTGGCCCGACCGGGGCGACTCACGCCAGTGGACGGAACTGCCCGAGATCTGGCACCTCGACCCGCCCGGTGAGGACACCACCGTCTGA
- a CDS encoding class I SAM-dependent methyltransferase: MNSSADKIGYGDIQLDRTGQAEAFDALGERYDEAFPHKEGQVASAEWLGVSLSAGSRVLDLGCGTGIPTARQLAEAGLDVVGVDLSDGMVSLARKQVPAGEFHRADIADLRPGGPLDLGRFDAATAFFSLLMLPRAEIPLALQTVHHLLVPGGLFALSMVEADVDDFSIPFIGESIRVSGYLRDELRAVVEAAGFEITDESSYTYAPAIADVQPEVQIFLRCRRRPADDS; this comes from the coding sequence GTGAACAGCTCCGCCGACAAGATCGGCTACGGCGACATACAGCTCGACCGCACAGGTCAGGCCGAGGCCTTCGACGCCCTCGGTGAGCGCTATGACGAGGCCTTTCCCCACAAGGAAGGCCAGGTCGCGTCCGCCGAGTGGCTCGGTGTGTCCCTGTCGGCCGGTTCCCGCGTGCTGGACCTGGGGTGCGGCACCGGGATCCCGACGGCGCGCCAGTTGGCGGAGGCGGGCCTCGATGTCGTCGGTGTCGATCTGTCGGACGGGATGGTCTCGCTGGCCCGCAAGCAGGTGCCCGCCGGGGAGTTCCATCGGGCGGACATCGCGGATCTGCGGCCCGGAGGCCCTTTGGACCTCGGCCGTTTCGACGCGGCGACGGCCTTCTTCTCGCTGCTCATGCTCCCGCGCGCCGAGATCCCTCTCGCGCTGCAGACCGTTCACCACCTGCTGGTTCCGGGCGGTCTGTTCGCGCTGTCGATGGTGGAGGCCGATGTCGACGACTTCTCGATCCCGTTCATCGGCGAGAGCATCCGCGTCTCCGGCTATCTGAGGGACGAGCTGCGCGCCGTCGTCGAGGCGGCCGGCTTCGAGATCACCGACGAGTCTTCGTACACGTACGCTCCGGCCATCGCGGACGTCCAGCCCGAGGTGCAGATCTTTCTGCGCTGCCGACGGCGCCCGGCTGACGACTCCTGA